In Dysgonomonadaceae bacterium zrk40, one genomic interval encodes:
- a CDS encoding DUF2851 family protein has translation MNSQEQLLHYVWKYRLYPREALVTTDGCRVEVIDPGEQNPHAGPDFFNAKVRIGAVMWAGNVEIHDSSADWYLHGHHLDPVYNSVVLHLSGRVNREVVNQKGESVPQTLLPLTEKVRKNADYLLHSDHPLPCRDFIAGMDQRLVRSWLDDLSLERLERKCDEIYNHLKRFNHSWDEVFYVILTRNFGFGLNSPPFESLALSLPLNYILRHNDDLQMVEALLFGQAGLLEDPEVKDSYYRRLQSDYRFLSNKYGLRCLDGFLFRKMRIRPYSFPHVRIAQLASLLQHAGRLFSTVLETENPVRLTELFRYEPSEYWSTHYTFGKESPKTTKSLGAASLEVLLINTVAPILFAYGKRTDREQFCDRGFQLLHFLKPERNAIVETFRELGVQPANASDSQALIQLRKEYCDRKKCLYCRIGHTLLTSHETDH, from the coding sequence ATGAACAGTCAGGAGCAGTTATTGCACTACGTGTGGAAATACCGGTTGTATCCCCGGGAGGCATTGGTGACCACTGATGGCTGCCGGGTTGAAGTGATTGATCCGGGAGAACAGAACCCTCATGCCGGTCCTGATTTTTTCAATGCGAAAGTAAGAATCGGAGCGGTGATGTGGGCCGGAAACGTGGAGATACATGATTCATCTGCAGATTGGTACTTGCACGGTCATCACCTCGATCCGGTTTACAATTCGGTGGTCCTGCATCTTTCAGGTCGTGTGAACAGGGAGGTGGTGAACCAAAAAGGTGAGAGTGTTCCTCAAACTCTCCTGCCTCTCACCGAGAAGGTGCGTAAAAACGCTGATTACCTGTTGCACAGTGATCATCCTCTTCCCTGTCGTGATTTCATTGCCGGAATGGATCAGCGATTGGTCCGCTCTTGGTTGGATGATCTCTCTCTGGAGCGGCTGGAACGCAAATGTGATGAGATATACAATCATCTAAAGCGTTTTAACCACTCGTGGGATGAGGTCTTTTATGTGATTCTCACCCGTAATTTCGGATTTGGTCTCAACAGTCCCCCGTTTGAGTCGCTGGCTCTATCTCTGCCGTTGAATTATATCCTGCGGCACAATGATGACCTGCAGATGGTGGAAGCACTGCTGTTCGGTCAGGCAGGTCTCCTGGAGGATCCCGAGGTAAAGGATTCTTACTACCGGCGGCTGCAGTCCGATTATCGTTTTCTCAGTAACAAGTACGGGCTACGATGCCTGGATGGCTTTCTGTTCCGTAAGATGAGAATTCGTCCCTACTCCTTCCCCCATGTGCGTATTGCCCAGCTGGCCTCTCTTCTGCAGCATGCAGGTCGTCTCTTCTCAACCGTTTTAGAGACGGAGAACCCGGTTCGATTGACTGAACTTTTTCGTTATGAACCATCTGAATATTGGTCCACACATTACACCTTCGGAAAGGAGTCACCCAAAACAACCAAATCACTCGGAGCTGCATCACTTGAGGTCTTACTCATCAATACCGTTGCTCCTATCCTTTTTGCCTATGGCAAACGAACTGATCGAGAGCAGTTTTGCGACAGAGGATTTCAGTTGCTTCACTTTTTGAAACCGGAAAGAAATGCAATTGTAGAAACTTTCCGTGAATTAGGAGTCCAACCTGCCAATGCTTCCGACAGTCAAGCACTCATCCAGCTCCGAAAAGAGTATTGTGACCGAAAAAAGTGCCTCTATTGTCGGATTGGTCATACCCTTCTCACATCTCACGAGACCGACCATTAA
- a CDS encoding Ig-like domain-containing protein, with amino-acid sequence MLNKIFSFLSFLFLTLTTAVILFSCANIAAPTGGAYDVDPPVVQGATPGFNELNSTPGKIEIEFDENIKIKTPNEKVIITPPQQNMPVIRSIGRKAVVELKDELLPNTTYTIDFTDAIVDNNEENPLENFVYSFSTGDRLDTLSISGKVLSANDLEPVTGMYVGIHSNFDDTVFTRVPFERISRTDSRGRFVVRGMAPGEYKVFALGDLNRDYKYDNPQEAIAFLDSIIVPSTMPAVRQDTIFLDSLTVDTIKTVHYTRFLPDDLLLRSFQTDFQRKYMQQHERPEAHRLLLQFAAPTPMPSLTLMRPEPAKEDWYILERNIGNDSLLLWITDSVVFREDSIMMKVDYLRTDSLDQDYIDTDTLTFTVRGAARRRAEAEEKALQEEKEKEEEDDVAADTVITFLEMKTNVQNTFELFNPVRIEFGEPVIAFDSSYVHLLHQQDTLFYPVPFRFERDTINPRKFILRPSWIPGGKYKLAVDSAAIISHYGHWNNKLEQAFTVKDLDQYGNLEMVITGLPDSSSSFVELLDKSDKPFRKSFVKENSARFQDLPPGEIFARLVIDEDGDGLWTTGNYEVLRQPEQVFYYPGKLVIRAFADHLEDWNIERVPVISQKPLEITKNKPEEKKRRDPNLERERGQQQQQRSSPFSGTGGSSSRQSGMRQL; translated from the coding sequence ATGTTGAATAAAATTTTCTCATTTCTCTCGTTTCTTTTCCTGACGCTGACAACAGCCGTCATATTATTTTCATGCGCCAACATTGCTGCACCCACGGGGGGGGCTTATGATGTCGATCCGCCGGTGGTTCAAGGGGCAACACCCGGGTTCAATGAGCTTAACAGCACCCCCGGAAAGATCGAAATTGAGTTTGACGAGAACATCAAAATCAAGACACCTAACGAGAAGGTGATCATTACACCTCCACAGCAGAACATGCCGGTGATACGTTCCATCGGTAGAAAAGCAGTGGTGGAGCTAAAAGATGAACTGCTGCCCAATACCACCTATACCATCGATTTCACCGATGCCATTGTGGACAACAACGAGGAGAACCCCCTGGAGAACTTTGTTTATTCTTTCTCTACCGGTGATCGGCTCGACACATTGTCAATTTCCGGAAAAGTACTCTCAGCAAACGATCTGGAACCGGTTACCGGCATGTATGTCGGCATCCATTCCAACTTCGACGATACCGTCTTCACCCGCGTACCCTTCGAACGAATCTCCCGTACCGATTCTCGTGGTCGGTTTGTTGTCCGGGGAATGGCACCGGGTGAATACAAGGTTTTTGCACTTGGTGACCTGAACAGGGACTATAAATATGACAATCCTCAGGAAGCAATCGCCTTCCTCGATTCAATCATTGTACCCTCTACTATGCCGGCAGTACGACAGGATACCATCTTTTTGGACAGCCTCACAGTCGACACAATCAAAACGGTTCATTATACCCGGTTTCTTCCTGATGACTTGCTGCTTCGTTCTTTTCAGACTGACTTCCAGCGAAAATATATGCAACAGCACGAACGGCCTGAAGCACACCGACTATTGTTGCAGTTTGCAGCTCCGACGCCGATGCCCTCCCTCACGTTGATGCGTCCGGAACCAGCCAAAGAGGATTGGTATATCCTTGAAAGGAATATCGGAAACGACTCATTGCTCTTGTGGATAACCGATTCTGTTGTTTTCCGGGAGGATTCAATCATGATGAAAGTCGATTATCTCCGTACCGACTCTCTCGATCAGGACTATATTGACACCGATACGCTCACTTTTACGGTTCGCGGTGCAGCACGTAGGCGCGCTGAAGCAGAAGAAAAAGCTTTGCAAGAAGAGAAGGAGAAAGAGGAGGAAGATGATGTTGCAGCAGACACGGTAATCACTTTCCTTGAGATGAAAACCAATGTGCAGAATACTTTTGAGCTGTTTAACCCTGTTAGGATTGAGTTTGGTGAGCCTGTGATAGCGTTCGATTCTTCCTATGTGCATCTGCTTCATCAGCAAGACACACTCTTTTATCCCGTGCCTTTTCGTTTTGAGCGGGATACAATCAATCCCCGCAAGTTCATTCTTCGTCCCTCCTGGATACCGGGAGGGAAATACAAACTGGCTGTCGATTCAGCAGCTATTATCAGTCATTACGGTCATTGGAACAACAAACTTGAACAGGCATTCACCGTGAAGGATTTGGATCAGTATGGCAACCTGGAGATGGTGATCACCGGTTTGCCTGACAGTAGCAGTTCCTTTGTGGAGTTGCTCGATAAGAGTGATAAACCTTTTCGGAAAAGTTTTGTCAAAGAGAACAGCGCCCGTTTTCAGGATCTCCCACCCGGTGAAATTTTTGCACGGCTGGTAATCGATGAGGATGGTGACGGTTTATGGACCACCGGTAACTATGAAGTGCTCCGCCAACCGGAACAGGTTTTCTACTATCCCGGAAAGCTTGTGATCAGAGCTTTCGCAGATCATCTCGAGGACTGGAACATTGAACGGGTTCCGGTAATTAGTCAAAAACCGTTAGAGATCACAAAGAACAAACCAGAGGAGAAAAAAAGGAGAGATCCCAACCTTGAAAGAGAAAGAGGGCAGCAGCAACAACAGCGGAGTTCGCCATTCTCAGGAACAGGGGGTAGTAGTAGCAGGCAGAGTGGTATGCGGCAACTGTAA
- a CDS encoding DUF3108 domain-containing protein produces the protein MNKKSHYKLILLLISFLFVFTATHGQCRVPNNAFASGEKIAYDLYFNYGIINARAGKGSLSVTEANYRGVNAYKTVMTLNTSGLAGNIYSVNDTLTSFVDKDLRPLLFTKEAAEGKDYSVERQAFSYQNNQITIRAVRTWNGEERFDETVTTDRCTYDYLSVLSYVRNIDYTGMNPGDSHFIQFISGRRPVQMYVNYLGTSSVKANNGKRYEVINISMTIQDDAFTNQKEALNASITNDENRIPIVIDTHLKMGMVRAVLKDVSGQRH, from the coding sequence ATGAACAAGAAATCCCATTACAAATTAATATTACTTCTTATCTCCTTTCTCTTTGTCTTCACGGCAACGCACGGTCAGTGCAGGGTGCCAAACAACGCATTTGCCAGTGGGGAGAAGATTGCTTACGACCTCTATTTCAACTACGGCATCATCAATGCCCGTGCAGGAAAGGGATCACTCTCTGTCACTGAGGCCAATTACCGTGGGGTCAACGCCTATAAGACGGTGATGACACTCAACACTTCGGGATTGGCAGGCAATATCTACTCCGTGAACGATACCCTTACCTCCTTCGTCGACAAGGATCTGAGACCCTTACTTTTTACAAAGGAGGCTGCGGAAGGCAAGGATTACTCGGTGGAGCGTCAGGCATTCAGCTATCAGAATAATCAGATTACAATTCGCGCCGTAAGAACCTGGAACGGAGAAGAGCGGTTCGATGAAACAGTAACTACAGATCGATGTACCTACGATTACCTATCGGTGCTCTCTTATGTGCGCAACATCGACTACACCGGCATGAATCCCGGGGACAGTCACTTTATTCAGTTTATCTCAGGGAGACGACCGGTACAGATGTATGTCAATTACCTGGGCACATCATCGGTCAAAGCAAACAACGGCAAACGTTATGAAGTGATTAATATCTCTATGACAATACAGGATGATGCTTTCACCAACCAGAAAGAGGCATTGAACGCTTCCATCACCAACGATGAGAACCGCATACCGATTGTGATAGATACCCACCTCAAGATGGGGATGGTGCGGGCAGTACTCAAAGATGTGTCAGGTCAAAGGCACTGA